The following is a genomic window from Marinobacter bohaiensis.
AAACAATCCCGCCGAGGCACAAACGCCCCATTGGATGCTGCTGCCCCAAAGCACAGGATAGGAGTTGGTTCCGGCCGCCCAGTGGCCGGCTTGGAAACTAAAGTTTCCGCTACATTAAGCGGTGCTCTGTTGAGGCATTCAAGCACCCCTGATAACCGCTTATCCGATTGATTATCCATCCAAAAATTACGTTGCTTTCAAATTTAATCAAATGATTATAAAATCCGTTTGATCAATTGATTAAACGGGCGAATGGGGCATGCAAACCGACAGCAAGGCATCGATGGAAAGCAGGGCGCGAGCCGCGCGCTTTTGGGGCGTGGCGGTTCTGATCGGGGTATTGGGCGGCTGCACGTCGTCGGCCGGGGAGCAGGCGGAAGAGACCCCGCCGCGGGTGGTGGACAGCACCCGGGTGATGCCGGCCAACGGCTCGACGGAAGTGACCCTGTCCGGACGCATCACGGCGGCGGAGCAGACGTCCCTGAGTTTCGAGATCTCCGGCGAGATCGAGAGCCTGGCGGTGGATGTCGGCGACAGCTTCGCGGCCGGCGATACCCTGGCGGTGCTGGACGACGCCCGTTACCAGTTGGAGTACCAGCGCTCCGTCGCCGCCGAGCGCGAAGCAAAGGCCACGCTGGATGAGGCCAAACTGGCCTACGACCGCCAGAACAGCCTGCGCGAGAAGGGCTACACCAGCCAGTCCCAGCTCGACAGCGCCCGGGCGTCTCTGGACGCGGCCCGCTCGCGCTACGAATCGGCCATGGCGTCACGCCGCCTGGCTGAACGCGACCTGCGTCTGACCGCCCTCAAGGCGCCGTTCACCGGCTCGGTCAGCCAGCGCCGGGTGGAGCCTTCGGAACGGGTCAGCCCCAACCAGACCATCCTCGATGTGATCTCCGACCGCGATGGCTTCGAAGTGGACACCAGCGTGCCGGAAACCCTGATCGGCCGGCTCCATGACGGTGAACCCCAGCAGGTGCATATCCCGGCACTGGGCGACGAGCGCATCCCGGCGCGCATCAAGCACATCGGCACCCAGCCGCAGTCGTCCAACAACTACCCGGTGGTGCTGACCCTGCCGCAGCCGCTGGACGGACTGCGCTCAGGCATGACCGCCCAGGTTCACCTCAAACTGGCCAACGGCGAAGCGGAAGACGCCACTCTGGTGCGCATCCCGCTGACGGCGCTGGTCTACGACGGCGACGAAAAGGCCCACGTGCTGCGCATCGGCGCGGACCGCACCCTGGAGCGGGTGGACGTGGCCATCGCCCACGTGGATGAGCGCATTGCGTCGGTCACCGGCGCCCTGCAAGCGGGCCAGCGTATCGTCGCGCGCGGGGCGGAGTTCGTCTCGCCGGGCGAGGTCGTGGACCTGATGGGACAGGGCCCCGAGCGGTACAACTGAGGTGGCCATGAACCTGTCGCAACTGGCCTTCCGTTTCCGCCCGGTCCTCTACCTCACCACCGCCATCGCGATTCTCTACGGCGTGGTCAGCTACTTCGCGCTGCCCACCCGGGAAGATCCGGAGATCACCATCCGCCAGGCGGTGATCAGTACGTCCTACCCGGGGCTGACCGCCGAGCAGGTGGAAGAGAACATCACCAAGCCGCTGGAGGCCAGCGTGCGCAAGGTTGGGGAAGTGGAGAAGATCCGCTCCACCTCCATGCGCGGGCGCTCGCTGATCCACGTGGAAATCCAGGACCGCTTTTTCAACCTCGACCAGATCTGGGACGAGGTGCGCGAGCAGATCGACGCGGCGCAGTCCGAGCTGCCCGAAGGCACCGGCACGCCGGTGCTCAATGACGACTACGGCGATGTGGCCGTGGTCACCGCGGCACTGACCTCGGACGTGTTCAGCCAGGCCGAGCAGATGGAAATGGCGGAACACATCCGCACCGCCATCTACGGCATCGAGGGCACCGAGAAGGTGGAGCTGCTGGGGGAGCAGCCCCAGCGCGTCTTTATCGACCTGCCGGAAACCCGCATGGCGGAACTGGGCCTGACGCCCAACGAGCTGGCGGGTCAGCTCCAGTCCCGCAACGTGATGCCGCCCGCCGGTGTGATCGAGTCCGGCGAACAACGATTCGCCCTGCAGGTGTCCGGCGAGTATTCCGACATCGACGCCCTGCGCAACGCCGAGATCCAGCTTCCTGATGGCGGCACGATGCGCCTGGGCGACCTGGGCCACGTCAATCGCGGCTACGTCGATCCGGTGGAGCAGCCCGCCTATTTCAACGGCAAGCGGGCCATCGTGCTGGCCATTTCCATGCTCGACGGCTACAGCGTGCTGGACTATGGCCACGCGGTGAAAAACACCCTGCACAAGGTCCGGCAGACCCTGCCGGCGGGCTACGACCTGCAGATCATGACCTTCCAGGCGGACCAGGTGGCCAACGCGGTCTACGGCGTCACCTCCAGCGTGATCCAGACCCTGGTGATCGTGCTGGCGGTGGTGATCCTGTTCCTGGGCGTGCGCACGGGGCTGATCGTCGGTTCCATCATTCCGGCGGTGATGCTGGTGACCCTGGCCATCATGGGCTTCATGGACATGACCCTGCAACGCATGAGCCTGGCCACGCTGGTGATCGCCCTGGGGCTGCTGGTGGACAACGCCATCGTCATCGCCGAGGACTTCAAGACCCGCCTGGAAAACGGCGCCAGTCGCGACGAGGCCCTCAAGCAGACCGGCGGCGAACTGGCGGTGCCGCTGCTGTCCTCCACGCTGACCACTATCCTCGTGTTCCTGCCGCTGATGCTGGCGGAGCACGTGTCCGGCGAGTACACCCGCTCGATCTCCATCGTCATCGCCATCTCCCTGCTGACCAGCTGGTTCCTGTCCCTGACGCTGACGCCGGTGCTGTGCCACCGCTTCCTCAAGCTGCCGGAACAGGACGCGGCCAGGCGTCGTGGCCCGGGTGCTTCGAAAGAGGGTGCTTCGAAAGAGGAGGCGTCGGAAGAGAGTGCGTCGAAAGAGAGCCTGTCGGACCGCCTGTTCCGCTTCATGGCCAGCCGCTACGAGTCGCTGCTGCGCCGGGTTCTGCGTCACCGCCCGCTGTTCCTGGGGATCATGGTGCTGGCGCTGATCGGCGGCGTCGGCCTGATGCAGGTGGTGCCCAAGAAGTTCTTCCCGGATTCCGACCGCACCCAGGTGCTGGTCTACCTCGACTTCCCGTCGGACATTGCCCCGTCCGAAGCGGACCGGCGCATCCAGGCGATCAGCGGTGCGCTCAACGACGACCAGGCCCTGCACGAGGACGTCTCCAGCGTTGCCGCCTACGCCGGTTTCGGCGGGCCGCGCTTCGTGCTGTCGCTGACGCCCATCGACCCGGCACCGAACAAGGGCTTCCTGGTGCTGAACGTGAGCGATCGCGACCGGGTGGACGCGGTAATGGCCGAAACCCGCACCGTGCTGAACCGGGACTTCCCCGACGTCTACCCGCAGATCACCAAGATGTTCCTCGGGCCGTCCGACTCCAACCTGCTGGAGATCCAGGTGAAAGGGCCGGACCGGGAAGTGCTGTTCGGCGCCGCCCAGCAGGTGGAACAGGCCCTCAAGGATCTGCCGGGCTCGCGCGACGTGCGCCAGAGCTGGGAGGCGCGGATTCCCACGCTGAACATCCAGGTGGATCAGGCCCAGGCGCGCAGTGCGGGGGTGACGTCGGAGGACATTGCCCGTTCCCTGCGCGGCGCCATCGACGGCTACCACCTGAGCAACTACCGGGAAGGAGACAACATCATCCCCATCATGCTGCGTTACGAGGAGGCCGAGCGTTCCAGCCTGCAGCGGCTCAAGTCGCTGACCGTCTACCCGCTGGAAAACCCGGGGCAGGGCGTGCCGCTCAACCAGGTGGCGCAGGTGCACATCGGCAACGGCTATTACCGCATCGACCGCGAGAACCTGGTGCGCACCATCACCATCGAGGGCCGCAACGCCGGGCTCACCGCCGAGGACATGATGCCCCGGATCCAGCCGGCGCTGGACCGCATCGAAGCGGACCTGCCGCCGGGGCACTGGATCGAGTTCGACGGCGTGGTGACCCAGTCCGCCGAGGGGAAGGCGGCGCTGCAGGCCTACCTGCCCATGTGCCTCGGGGTGATCTTCATCCTGCTGGTGGCCCAGTTCAATTCCTTCAAGCGGCCGCTGCTGATCGTCACCACCATTCCGCTGGTGATCGTCGGCGTGGCGCTGGGGCTGATGCTGATGCGTGCCAACTTCGGCTTCATGGTGCTGCTGGGTATCTACAGTCTGGCGGGGATCATCATCAACAACGCCATCGTGCTGATCGACCGCATCGACATCGACCGTCGCGATCCGGCGCTGGACATGACCGAGGCGGTGATCCAGGCGTCCGTGCGACGGCTGCGGCCGATCCTCATGGCGACGGTGACCACCATTCTCGGCTTCCTGCCGCTGATCGTCGGCCGTGACGCGCTGTTCTACGGCATGGCCAGCGCCATGGCCTGCGGGCTGGCGTTGGGCACGGTGATGAGCCTGGGCGTGGTGCCGGTGCTCTACACCTACTTTTTCCGGGGCGAATCGGAGAAGATGGGCGCCGCGACACCCGAGAATGCCTGACCATGGATCCGAAGCTGTGACTGAAAAAACGCGACTGGAAGACGAGACCGCCGGCAAGCTGATCCTGGCGGGTATGGACCTGTTCGGCCAGTTCGGCTTCAAGGGCACCACCACGCGCATGATCGCCGAGGCGGCCCAGTCCAACATCGGCTCCATCGCCTACTACTTCGGCAACAAACAGGGGCTCTACCTGGCCATCGCCCGCCACATCGCCCGGCGCCTGCGGGTGGTGTTCGAACTGGAGGGCATGGAAGTCAGCCATGCGGATGTCAGTAACATCGACCCCGACGCCGCCCGGGAGCTGATCAGCGGCCTGGTGCGGCGCATGGTGCGCCTGTTCAGCCAGGAGGAGGAAGCCCGCCGCTGGCTGATGATGGTGATGCGCGAACAGGCCAATCCCACCGACGCCTACGATATTCTCTATCAGGAAGCCTTCCTGCTGGGGCACGTCCACCTGACCACGCTGATCGCCGTGCTCATGGGCCGCGACCCCACCGAAACCCGCGTGATCCTCGAAGCCCACACGCTGGTGGGGCAGATCGTTTTCTTCCTGGTCGGCCGCACACCGCTACTGCGACGCCTAGACTGCGGCGACCGCTTCCCGCCAGAGCTGGTGGACATGGCGGAAGAGGTAGTGCTGGCCCACGTAGCGGCGCTGGAAAAGCGGGCGGAGTAAACAGGCTGATCGAGGATTCATCGTCCGGTCGCCTGGCGGCGCCTCATAAACTGAAGTGTCTGGTACAGGGAGAGCGGGCTGTCTGTCGTCTGGCGTTAGCACCATCCATGTAGCGGAAACTTCAGTTTCCGAGCCGCCCGGCCGGGCGGCCAGGGGCTCACACCAGAGTGAGCCCTTACCCAACCATCCATCGCCTCACGTCGCCTGCGGCGCGTCCTTCGCCCGCAACCGCGCCAGCACCGCTTTGGCATCGTGCTTCCCGTTGTCGATTCCGGCTTTTTCCAGCTTGCGGTCCAGGTGGCTGCCGAGTTCCTCTTCGGCCAGCTCCTGCAGGCTGTCGTTCACGTCCGCCGTGCGCTCCTGCTGGGCCTTGATGCGATCCACCGAGGCGGCCAGGTCGCTCATGTGGGTGTGCAGGCCGGCGGTGTGGCTGCCCAGTTCTTTCAGCACCTTCTCTGCGTTGTGGTTGGCTTTGGCCAGGCTCAGTTCGCGCTTGTAATGCTGCAGGGTGCGGCCGGCGTCCTGCAGGCGCTTGCGCAGGGTTTTCTCCTGCGCCGCCAGGTAGTCGGCGTGGCGGCGCTGTTCGGCCAGCAGGTTCTCGTCCTCGGCGATGCGTTCGGCCAGTTCCGTCGCCAGTGCTTCCTCATCCAGTTCCAGCGCGTGCCGGGCCTGGCCCTCGCGCTCGGTGATGGTCTGCGCCAGGCGCTCGTTGCTGCGTTGCAGCTGTTTGGATTCCGCCATCAGCCCGGCCAGCTCACGCTTGGCGCCGACCATGGCGTCCTCGGTTTCCCGTAGCTCCTGCGCCAGGATGCGCAGGGCGTTGGCGTCCACCAGTTTCTCCACCGGCTCGTGGGCCGAGGCGCGGAACAGGGTGCCGACTTTTCTCCAGAGCATCATGACGTTACTCCCCGTACTCTTTCAGGATCTGCTGGGCCCGGGCTTCCGACAGCCGGTTGTGGATGCGCTGGCTCTCGTGCTCGTCGCGCATGGTCTTGGACAGGGTGATGGTGGTGCTCACCAGGAACAGCGCGCAGATCGCCATGTAGCCTTTCACCAGCAGATCCGTCGGGGTGAAGACGATGCCTACACCGGTGGCCACCAGCGCGATGGCGAAGGACGCCTTTACGAAAAACAGCCAGCCGGTGGAGTTACTGCTCAGTTCGTTATCCATGTGTGCCTCCAGTATTCGCTTCTTTTTGGGTCTGCGGCATCGGTGCCGCGTTGGAGTCCACTCTGGTGGCAGGCGGGCAGGGCAACCAGCAAAAGCCAAAAAGTAGCGTCTACGTCGATGGTGGGTATTGCAGGGCGATACGTTGCTTTAAACTGGGGGCTTCGCCGGAGCGATTGCCGGGCGCCGCGACGGCCAGGCAGCAACAGAGAGATGAGAGAGGGATCCTCATGGCCCAGACCACCGCTATTGTCGACGCCCTCAAGGGCGCCCTGAAGGAACACGGCCTGACCTACCAGCAGGTGGCCGACGCCCTCGACCTGTCGGAAGCCAGCGTCAAGCGCCTATTCGCCGAGCGCCAGTTTTCCCTCAAGCGGCTGGACCAGATCTGCGCCCTGCTGGGCCTGGAGATCAGCGACCTGATGCGCCGCCTGGAGCCGGAAACCCGCATCGACCGCCTGACCCGCGAGCAAGAGCAGGAACTGGTGTCCGACATCCCGTTGCTGCTGGTGGCGATCTGCGCGCTGAACCGCTGGCACTTCGAGGACATCCTGGCGGCCTATACCCTCAGCGAGCACCAGGTGATCGGCCGGCTGGCGCAACTGGACCGCATGGGCCTGATCGATCTGCTGCCGGGCAACCGCATCAAGCCGCTGATCAGCCATGATTTCCAGTGGCAGCGCAACGGGCCGATCCAGACCTATTTCGAGGAGCAGGTGCAGGGGGATTTCTTCCAGTGCCGCTTCAACCGGCCAGGGGAGCTGCGCCTGTTCCTCAACGGCATGCTCTCGCCGCGTTCGAACGACGTCATGCAGCAGAAACTCCGACGTTTGGCGCTGGACTTTCGCAACTGTCATCGGGAAGATTTATCCCTGCCGCTGGATCAGCGCTACGGCGTCAGCCTGATCCTGGCGATGCGTCCCTGGGAGGTGGCGGCGTTCCGACACTACCGCCGCCCTGAGGCGCAGAAAGTTTATCCGGGGCATCCGGCACGCTGAGAACCGCTTGCGCATTGGGGCGGTTTTCCGATTCCATGCGTGCCGACGAACGGCGCCCCTCACTCACGCGGTTCGAGATCGACGAACCCACACTGACCCAAAACGGAGACGACCCCATGCGATTGCTCATCGCCCTGATGATGATGGCGTACGCCGGACTGACCCTGGCAGCGGACGACGACTGCGAGAACCCATTGACCACCATGGACATGACCCGCTGCGCTTCCATGGAGCTGGAATCGGCCAACGAGGAAATGAAGCAATACCTGCAGGCGGCTCTGGACCGCTACGACGAGGCACCGTCCAACCACCGCCTGATCAACGCCGCCCAGAAAACCTGGGACGAATACCGCACCAAACACTGTGATTCCCTGTTTCACGTCTGGAGCGATTCCACCCTGGGTAGTGTGAAATTTGCGCAATGTAAAACGCGCCTGACCCGCGCCCGGACCCACGAAATCTGGCGTTCCTTCCTCACCAGGGACGACGACTCCGAACCGGTTTTGCCAGAGCCTCAATGACCTACCTCAAGCGCGCCGGGGC
Proteins encoded in this region:
- a CDS encoding efflux RND transporter periplasmic adaptor subunit; translated protein: MQTDSKASMESRARAARFWGVAVLIGVLGGCTSSAGEQAEETPPRVVDSTRVMPANGSTEVTLSGRITAAEQTSLSFEISGEIESLAVDVGDSFAAGDTLAVLDDARYQLEYQRSVAAEREAKATLDEAKLAYDRQNSLREKGYTSQSQLDSARASLDAARSRYESAMASRRLAERDLRLTALKAPFTGSVSQRRVEPSERVSPNQTILDVISDRDGFEVDTSVPETLIGRLHDGEPQQVHIPALGDERIPARIKHIGTQPQSSNNYPVVLTLPQPLDGLRSGMTAQVHLKLANGEAEDATLVRIPLTALVYDGDEKAHVLRIGADRTLERVDVAIAHVDERIASVTGALQAGQRIVARGAEFVSPGEVVDLMGQGPERYN
- a CDS encoding efflux RND transporter permease subunit, whose product is MNLSQLAFRFRPVLYLTTAIAILYGVVSYFALPTREDPEITIRQAVISTSYPGLTAEQVEENITKPLEASVRKVGEVEKIRSTSMRGRSLIHVEIQDRFFNLDQIWDEVREQIDAAQSELPEGTGTPVLNDDYGDVAVVTAALTSDVFSQAEQMEMAEHIRTAIYGIEGTEKVELLGEQPQRVFIDLPETRMAELGLTPNELAGQLQSRNVMPPAGVIESGEQRFALQVSGEYSDIDALRNAEIQLPDGGTMRLGDLGHVNRGYVDPVEQPAYFNGKRAIVLAISMLDGYSVLDYGHAVKNTLHKVRQTLPAGYDLQIMTFQADQVANAVYGVTSSVIQTLVIVLAVVILFLGVRTGLIVGSIIPAVMLVTLAIMGFMDMTLQRMSLATLVIALGLLVDNAIVIAEDFKTRLENGASRDEALKQTGGELAVPLLSSTLTTILVFLPLMLAEHVSGEYTRSISIVIAISLLTSWFLSLTLTPVLCHRFLKLPEQDAARRRGPGASKEGASKEEASEESASKESLSDRLFRFMASRYESLLRRVLRHRPLFLGIMVLALIGGVGLMQVVPKKFFPDSDRTQVLVYLDFPSDIAPSEADRRIQAISGALNDDQALHEDVSSVAAYAGFGGPRFVLSLTPIDPAPNKGFLVLNVSDRDRVDAVMAETRTVLNRDFPDVYPQITKMFLGPSDSNLLEIQVKGPDREVLFGAAQQVEQALKDLPGSRDVRQSWEARIPTLNIQVDQAQARSAGVTSEDIARSLRGAIDGYHLSNYREGDNIIPIMLRYEEAERSSLQRLKSLTVYPLENPGQGVPLNQVAQVHIGNGYYRIDRENLVRTITIEGRNAGLTAEDMMPRIQPALDRIEADLPPGHWIEFDGVVTQSAEGKAALQAYLPMCLGVIFILLVAQFNSFKRPLLIVTTIPLVIVGVALGLMLMRANFGFMVLLGIYSLAGIIINNAIVLIDRIDIDRRDPALDMTEAVIQASVRRLRPILMATVTTILGFLPLIVGRDALFYGMASAMACGLALGTVMSLGVVPVLYTYFFRGESEKMGAATPENA
- a CDS encoding CerR family C-terminal domain-containing protein codes for the protein MTEKTRLEDETAGKLILAGMDLFGQFGFKGTTTRMIAEAAQSNIGSIAYYFGNKQGLYLAIARHIARRLRVVFELEGMEVSHADVSNIDPDAARELISGLVRRMVRLFSQEEEARRWLMMVMREQANPTDAYDILYQEAFLLGHVHLTTLIAVLMGRDPTETRVILEAHTLVGQIVFFLVGRTPLLRRLDCGDRFPPELVDMAEEVVLAHVAALEKRAE
- a CDS encoding PspA/IM30 family protein, encoding MMLWRKVGTLFRASAHEPVEKLVDANALRILAQELRETEDAMVGAKRELAGLMAESKQLQRSNERLAQTITEREGQARHALELDEEALATELAERIAEDENLLAEQRRHADYLAAQEKTLRKRLQDAGRTLQHYKRELSLAKANHNAEKVLKELGSHTAGLHTHMSDLAASVDRIKAQQERTADVNDSLQELAEEELGSHLDRKLEKAGIDNGKHDAKAVLARLRAKDAPQAT
- a CDS encoding YiaA/YiaB family inner membrane protein; this translates as MDNELSSNSTGWLFFVKASFAIALVATGVGIVFTPTDLLVKGYMAICALFLVSTTITLSKTMRDEHESQRIHNRLSEARAQQILKEYGE
- a CDS encoding helix-turn-helix domain-containing protein; protein product: MAQTTAIVDALKGALKEHGLTYQQVADALDLSEASVKRLFAERQFSLKRLDQICALLGLEISDLMRRLEPETRIDRLTREQEQELVSDIPLLLVAICALNRWHFEDILAAYTLSEHQVIGRLAQLDRMGLIDLLPGNRIKPLISHDFQWQRNGPIQTYFEEQVQGDFFQCRFNRPGELRLFLNGMLSPRSNDVMQQKLRRLALDFRNCHREDLSLPLDQRYGVSLILAMRPWEVAAFRHYRRPEAQKVYPGHPAR
- a CDS encoding lysozyme inhibitor LprI family protein, producing MRLLIALMMMAYAGLTLAADDDCENPLTTMDMTRCASMELESANEEMKQYLQAALDRYDEAPSNHRLINAAQKTWDEYRTKHCDSLFHVWSDSTLGSVKFAQCKTRLTRARTHEIWRSFLTRDDDSEPVLPEPQ